The Streptomyces sp. HUAS CB01 genome has a segment encoding these proteins:
- a CDS encoding alpha/beta hydrolase — protein MGLTSNKVLALAVLAAVALFAATIWLWPRLSRRGWRAVLGRVGLLLATQLALFAAVGLAANNSFLFYGSWADLLGQEQEMGEVVDHSASSRTVKVVGKQKLDVPGSSRPETGGQIQKVVVVGERSGIDSPAYVYLPPEYFQPAYARKTFPVTVVLTGYPGTAENLLKGLKYPRTAFMQAREGRMQPMILVMMRPTVAPPRDTECVDVPDGPQAETFFAKDLPAAVSATYRVGTGPRSWGIMGNSTGGYCALKIALHHPERFGAGAGLSAYYKAAEDPTTGDLFHGNQAERKRANLLWSLDHRPQGASSFLVTTSEQGEGNLKGTREFIRKVKAPARVSSITLDSGGHNFNTWRREIPPALVWMSGRLGAA, from the coding sequence ATGGGTCTCACCAGTAACAAGGTTCTGGCGCTGGCCGTTCTGGCCGCCGTGGCTCTCTTCGCCGCGACGATCTGGCTGTGGCCACGGCTCTCCCGTCGCGGCTGGCGCGCGGTCCTCGGCCGGGTCGGGCTGCTCCTGGCGACGCAGCTCGCACTGTTCGCCGCAGTGGGCCTGGCCGCGAACAACTCCTTCCTCTTCTACGGCTCCTGGGCCGATCTCCTCGGCCAGGAGCAGGAGATGGGGGAGGTCGTGGACCACTCCGCGAGCAGCAGGACCGTCAAGGTGGTCGGCAAGCAGAAGCTGGACGTCCCGGGGAGTTCACGGCCGGAGACGGGCGGCCAGATCCAGAAGGTGGTGGTCGTGGGCGAGAGATCGGGGATCGACAGCCCGGCGTACGTGTACCTGCCGCCCGAGTACTTCCAGCCCGCCTACGCGAGGAAGACCTTTCCCGTGACCGTCGTGCTGACCGGCTACCCGGGCACCGCGGAGAACCTGCTCAAGGGCCTCAAGTACCCGAGGACGGCGTTCATGCAGGCCCGGGAGGGACGGATGCAGCCGATGATCCTGGTCATGATGCGGCCGACGGTGGCGCCGCCGAGGGACACAGAGTGCGTCGACGTCCCGGACGGGCCGCAGGCGGAGACGTTCTTCGCGAAGGACCTGCCGGCCGCCGTGTCGGCGACCTACCGGGTCGGCACCGGACCGCGCAGCTGGGGCATCATGGGCAACTCGACGGGAGGGTACTGCGCGCTGAAGATAGCCCTCCACCACCCCGAGCGGTTCGGTGCCGGAGCGGGCCTGTCCGCGTACTACAAGGCCGCGGAGGACCCGACCACCGGTGATCTCTTCCACGGGAACCAGGCCGAGCGCAAGCGCGCGAACCTGCTGTGGAGCCTGGACCACCGGCCGCAGGGTGCCTCGTCGTTCCTGGTGACCACGTCCGAGCAGGGCGAGGGGAACCTCAAGGGGACGCGCGAGTTCATCAGGAAGGTGAAGGCACCCGCACGCGTCTCGTCGATCACGCTGGACAGCGGCGGGCACAACTTCAACACGTGGCGCCGCGAGATCCCGCCGGCGCTGGTGTGGATGAGCGGCCGGCTCGGCGCGGCGTGA
- a CDS encoding ABC transporter ATP-binding protein, with protein MIRFEHVTKRYPDGTTAVDDLSFEVAAGELVTLVGPSGCGKTTTMKMVNRLIEPTEGRIFLDGDDISTVDPVQLRRRIGYVIQQVGLFPHKTVLENTATVPHLLGWKRARGRERAAELLDLVGLDPRVYGDRYPEQLSGGQRQRVGVARALAADPPVLLMDEPFGAVDPVVRERLQSEFLRLQAAVRKTVLFVTHDIEEAVRLGDRIAVYGQGRIEQFGAPAAVLGAPANPYVADFVGADRGLKRLSVTPVEEGDLEQPPVVRLDDPLPRTLDSPWAVVLDPGGDLHGWISAEHAGRTGTVREHARRMDAWLPVGASLKQAFSTMLQHDAGWIAVVDKEEKGRFLGVLTPGRLHEALRRSIDADAQDVPRTTVDIDKVPSG; from the coding sequence ATGATCCGATTCGAGCACGTGACCAAGCGGTACCCGGACGGCACGACCGCTGTGGACGACCTCTCCTTCGAGGTCGCCGCGGGTGAACTCGTCACGCTCGTGGGTCCGTCCGGCTGCGGCAAGACGACCACCATGAAGATGGTCAACCGGCTCATCGAGCCGACCGAGGGCCGGATATTCCTGGACGGGGACGACATATCCACCGTCGACCCCGTCCAACTGCGGCGCCGGATCGGCTACGTCATCCAGCAGGTGGGCCTCTTCCCGCACAAGACGGTCCTGGAGAACACCGCGACCGTGCCCCATCTCCTGGGCTGGAAGCGCGCCAGGGGCCGCGAGCGCGCCGCCGAACTCCTCGATCTCGTCGGCCTCGACCCCCGCGTGTACGGCGACCGCTACCCCGAGCAGCTCTCCGGCGGCCAGCGCCAGCGCGTGGGCGTGGCCCGGGCCCTGGCGGCCGATCCGCCGGTCCTGCTCATGGACGAGCCGTTCGGCGCGGTCGACCCCGTCGTCCGGGAACGCCTGCAGAGCGAGTTCCTCAGGCTGCAGGCCGCCGTCCGCAAGACGGTGCTCTTCGTCACCCACGACATCGAGGAGGCCGTCCGGCTCGGCGACCGGATCGCCGTCTACGGGCAGGGCAGGATCGAGCAGTTCGGCGCCCCGGCCGCCGTGCTGGGGGCACCGGCCAACCCCTACGTGGCGGACTTCGTCGGAGCGGACCGGGGCCTCAAGCGGCTGTCGGTCACCCCCGTCGAGGAGGGCGATCTCGAGCAGCCGCCCGTGGTGCGCCTCGACGACCCGCTGCCCCGCACGCTGGACTCGCCGTGGGCCGTCGTCCTGGACCCCGGCGGCGATCTGCACGGATGGATCTCCGCCGAGCACGCCGGCCGTACCGGCACCGTGCGCGAGCACGCCCGCCGCATGGACGCCTGGCTGCCCGTCGGCGCCTCCCTGAAGCAGGCGTTCTCCACGATGCTGCAGCACGACGCCGGGTGGATAGCGGTCGTCGACAAGGAGGAGAAGGGCCGCTTCCTCGGGGTGCTGACCCCGGGGCGGCTGCACGAGGCCCTGCGCCGCTCCATCGACGCGGACGCCCAGGACGTCCCCCGTACCACGGTGGACATCGACAAGGTCCCCTCCGGCTGA
- a CDS encoding ABC transporter permease has translation MAGRDCLVTNDWICGEYLRSRSQELVDATVQHVGITVASVAIGLVVAFPLALLARGRPRFAGPVLGLTTVLYTIPSLAMFSLLLPFLGLSAALVIAGLVLYSLTILVRNMVAGLEAVPAEAREAARGMGYGPARLLWEVELPLALPALMAGLRMATVSTVALTTVGSIVGRGGLGNLIEDALPSFFKAQVLTASLLCVLLAVAADLLLLGVQRLLTPWTRIRAAGTRGAH, from the coding sequence ATGGCGGGCCGGGACTGCCTCGTCACGAACGACTGGATCTGCGGCGAGTACCTGCGCTCCCGCAGCCAGGAGCTGGTCGACGCCACCGTGCAGCACGTCGGGATCACGGTCGCCTCGGTCGCGATCGGTCTCGTGGTGGCCTTTCCGCTGGCGCTGCTCGCGCGGGGCCGGCCCCGGTTCGCCGGGCCCGTGCTCGGGCTGACGACCGTGCTCTACACGATCCCGTCGCTGGCCATGTTCTCGCTGCTGCTGCCGTTCCTCGGCCTCTCGGCCGCCCTGGTGATCGCGGGCCTGGTGCTCTACTCGCTGACGATCCTGGTGCGGAACATGGTCGCGGGGCTGGAGGCGGTCCCCGCGGAGGCCCGAGAGGCCGCCCGCGGCATGGGCTACGGCCCGGCCCGGCTGCTGTGGGAGGTCGAGCTCCCGCTCGCCCTGCCGGCGCTGATGGCGGGCCTGCGGATGGCGACGGTCTCGACGGTCGCGCTCACCACCGTCGGCTCGATCGTCGGCCGCGGCGGCCTGGGCAATCTCATCGAGGACGCGCTGCCCAGCTTCTTCAAGGCGCAGGTGCTGACCGCCTCGCTGCTCTGCGTACTCCTCGCGGTCGCCGCGGATCTGCTGCTGCTGGGTGTGCAGCGGCTGCTCACGCCCTGGACCCGGATACGCGCGGCCGGGACCCGGGGGGCCCACTGA
- a CDS encoding ABC transporter permease has translation MDVLAGTWTWLTSGANWSGEGGAWHRLGEHLYVTGVAMVLACAIALPVALWLGHVGRGGALAVNLSNVGRAVPVFAVLALFMVSPLRSAGYVPTIIALVLFAVPPLLTNAYVGMREVDRAVVEAARGMGMSGGQLFVRVELPLAYPMVMTGLRSAAVQVVATATIAAMVGQGGLGRIITAGFNTYDTPQVVAGALLVAVLALLVEAVLVAVDRLFSPLRKTV, from the coding sequence ATGGACGTACTGGCCGGCACCTGGACATGGCTGACCTCCGGCGCCAACTGGTCCGGGGAGGGCGGAGCCTGGCACCGGCTGGGCGAGCATCTGTACGTCACCGGCGTGGCCATGGTCCTGGCCTGTGCCATCGCCCTGCCCGTCGCGCTGTGGCTGGGACACGTCGGCCGCGGCGGCGCCCTGGCCGTGAACCTGTCGAACGTGGGGCGGGCCGTCCCGGTCTTCGCGGTGCTCGCGCTGTTCATGGTCTCGCCGCTGCGCAGCGCCGGATACGTCCCGACGATCATCGCCCTGGTGCTGTTCGCGGTGCCGCCGCTGCTCACCAACGCCTACGTGGGCATGCGGGAGGTCGACCGGGCGGTCGTCGAGGCCGCGCGGGGCATGGGGATGTCGGGCGGGCAGCTCTTCGTCCGGGTCGAACTGCCTCTGGCGTACCCGATGGTCATGACCGGGCTGCGGTCCGCCGCGGTCCAGGTGGTGGCCACCGCGACGATCGCGGCGATGGTCGGGCAGGGCGGCCTCGGCCGCATCATCACGGCCGGGTTCAACACGTACGACACCCCGCAGGTGGTCGCGGGCGCCCTGCTCGTGGCCGTGCTGGCCCTCCTCGTGGAGGCCGTGCTGGTGGCGGTGGACCGCTTGTTCAGTCCGCTCCGGAAGACCGTGTGA
- a CDS encoding ABC transporter substrate-binding protein, translated as MSKTSRLAGAALGVMALVGSLAACGGDSLEQEKGGSGTSDGTASGGGKGALVVGAAAFTESKVLAELYAQVLRDAGYDASVTTVKNRELYEPSLEKGEIDVVPEYAATIAEFLNAKANGPKAPEEKPVASSDVAATVAALEKLAAPRGLKVLPAGEAVDQNAFAVSKEFAEKNKLKSLSDLGRSKIKVKIAAGDECEVRPFCAPGLKKAYGIDVAGVDPKGVGTPQAKQAVKDGEDQLVLTTTTDATLESFGLVLLEDDKKLQNADNVLPVVNAKDAGSQEIADALGKLTGALTTEDLVELNRKVDAERAKPQDVAKEYLASKGLVGN; from the coding sequence ATGAGCAAGACCTCGCGCCTCGCGGGAGCGGCACTGGGCGTCATGGCCCTGGTGGGCTCGCTCGCCGCCTGCGGCGGCGACAGCCTGGAGCAGGAGAAGGGCGGTTCCGGCACCTCGGACGGTACCGCGAGCGGCGGAGGCAAGGGCGCCCTCGTCGTGGGGGCGGCCGCCTTCACGGAGTCCAAGGTGCTCGCCGAGCTCTACGCCCAGGTGCTGCGCGACGCCGGATACGACGCCTCCGTCACCACGGTCAAGAACCGCGAGCTGTACGAACCGTCCCTGGAGAAGGGCGAGATCGACGTCGTGCCGGAATACGCGGCCACGATCGCCGAATTCCTCAACGCCAAGGCGAACGGCCCGAAGGCGCCCGAGGAGAAGCCCGTCGCCTCGAGCGATGTCGCCGCGACGGTGGCCGCCCTGGAGAAGCTCGCGGCGCCTCGCGGGCTGAAGGTGCTGCCCGCCGGAGAGGCGGTCGACCAGAACGCGTTCGCGGTGAGCAAGGAATTCGCCGAGAAGAACAAGCTCAAGTCCCTTTCCGATCTCGGCAGGTCGAAGATCAAGGTAAAGATCGCGGCCGGGGACGAGTGCGAGGTGCGCCCGTTCTGCGCGCCGGGTCTGAAGAAGGCGTACGGCATCGACGTGGCGGGGGTGGACCCGAAGGGAGTCGGCACCCCGCAGGCCAAGCAGGCGGTCAAGGACGGTGAGGACCAGCTCGTCCTCACCACCACGACCGACGCCACGCTGGAGAGCTTCGGGCTGGTGCTGCTCGAGGACGACAAGAAGCTCCAGAACGCCGACAACGTGCTGCCCGTGGTCAACGCCAAGGACGCCGGATCGCAGGAGATAGCCGACGCGCTCGGCAAGCTCACCGGGGCGCTGACGACCGAGGACCTGGTCGAGCTGAACCGGAAGGTGGACGCCGAGCGGGCCAAGCCGCAGGACGTGGCGAAGGAGTATCTGGCGTCCAAGGGCCTGGTCGGGAACTAG